Sequence from the Nocardioides exalbidus genome:
TGATCCCGCCGCGCCTGCTGAGCGACTACCTCTCCCAGCTCGCCGGCGAGGAGGGCGTCGCCATCGAGCCGGCGGCGCTGCCCCTCGTCGTCCGAGCGGGCGCGGGGTCGGCGCGCGACACGCTGTCCGTCCTCGACCAGCTCCTCGGCGGCGCCGGTCCGGGCGGCGTGACCCACAAGCTGGCCTCCGACCTGCTCGGGTTCACCCCCGACTCGCTGCTCGACGAGGTGGTCGAGGCGTTCGCCACCCGCGACGGCGCTGCCGTCTTCTCGGTCGTCGACAAGGTCGTCGAGACCGGCCAGGACCCGCGCCGGTTCACCGAGGACCTGCTCCGCCGCCTGCGCGACCTGGTCATCGTCACCGCCGTCCCCGACGCCCCGGCCACCGGCCTCATCGACGTCGACGAGGCCGCCGGCGAGCGCCTGGTCGCCCAGGCCGCCCGGTTCGGCGCGATCGAGCTCAGCCGCGCCGCCGACATCGTGGCCGCGGGTCTCACCGAGATGCGCGGAGCCACCGCGCCCCGCCTGCTCCTCGAGCTGCTCTGCGCACGCGTGCTGCTGCCGGGTGCCGACCACACCTCCGACGGCGTGATGGCCCGCCTCGAGCGGCTCGAGCGCCGGATGGACGTGAGCGGCGCCCCGACCGGTGCCGCCCAGGCGCGTGCCGCGACCGCGCCCCCTGCCGCGGCTGCGCTGCCGACCGCCGCTCCCGCCGAGGCCCCGGCAGCCCCCGCACCCCAGGCCCCGCCCGTGGCGGCCCCGGCGGCTGCGCCGGGCCCCGCCGCGGCACCAGCGCCGGAGGCCACGCCCGTCCACGCCGACGAGCCGGCCCCGCCGCCTCCGATGCCGACCACGCCGAGCGTGCGCGACGACGGCCCGCCGCCTCCGCCGCCGATGCCCACGAGCGCGCCCGAGCCGCCGCCCACGGTCGCGGAGCCGGCCCCGGTGCCGTCCGTGCCGGCCGCTTCGGACGCTCCCGTCGCGGCGCAGCCCGCGGGGCCGCGCGGCGGCCTCAGCCTCGTCGACGTCCGACGCCTGTGGCCCGACATCCTCGAGCAGACCAAGAACCGTCGCCGCCTCGCGTGGATGGTGCTCTCCCAGCACGCCCACGTGGTCGACGTCGACGCGACCCGCCTCACCGTCGGCTTCGCCAACGCCGGGGCCCGCGACTCCTTCGTCAACGGCGGCTGCGACGAGATCCTGCGCCAGGCCGCGATCGACATCGTCGGCATGGACTGGCGCGTGGAGTCGATCGTCGACCCGAGCGGTGCCGCCGCCGAGCAGCCCGTCGTCAAGCAGGCCGCCACCGACCCCCGCACCTCGCCCGCCGCGCCGTCGGCCGACCCGGCGCCGCCGGGTCCGCCCGCCCAGGAGGCGCCCGACGCGCCGCCCTCGTGGGTGACCGGCGACGCGGCTGCCGCCGCCCCGCAGCCGGACGCGCCCGTCGAGCCGCAGCCGTCGGTCTCCGCGGCGCCGGCCCGCGAGGCGCTCGACGCCTTCCGCAACGGCGCCACCTCGACCGAGCCGGCCCAGCCGGTGCGCAACGCCGACGACGACGTGGACGCCGACGACGACCCCGACGCCGACTCCGGCGCCATCGACACCGAGGCCCTGCTCAGCCAGACGCTCGGCGCCAAGCTCATCGACGAGATCAAGAACGACTGACGACCAAGGACGATGCGATGACCCAGAACCCCTTCGACGCCCTCGGTGGCGGCTTCGACATGAACGCGCTGCTCCAGCAGGCGCAGCAGATGCAGCAGCAGCTCGAGGAGGCGCAGGCCAACCTCGCCAAGCAGACCGTCGACGGCACCGTCGCCGGCGGCGCGGTCACCGTCACCGCCAACGGCGTGGGCGAGCTGGTCGGCGTGACGATCCGCGCGGGCGAGTTCGACGGGAGCGACCCCGACGACCTGTCCGACCTCTCCGACCTGATCGTCGCCGCCTACCGCGACGCGCGCGCCAAGTCCGAGGCGCTTGCCGGCGACTCGCTCGGCCCGCTCACGGACGGCCTCGGCGGCGGCCTCGGCGGCGGCGAGGGCGGCGGCTTCGGCTTCAACCCGCCCAGCCTGGGCTGAGGGGCTTCGTTGTACGAGGGTGTCGTCCAGGACCTGATCGACGAGCTGGGCCGGCTGCCCGGCGTCGGTCCGAAGAGCGCCCAACGCATCGCCTTCCACCTGCTGCAGGCCGAGGCGGTCGACGTACGCCGCCTCGCCGACGTGCTCATCGAGGTCAAGGCCAGGGTGAAGTTCTGCTCGATCTGCTTCAACGTCAGCGAGGACGAGCAGTGCCGGATCTGCCGCGACGAGCGGCGTGACCCGAGCGTGCTGTGCGTCGTCGAGGAGTACAAGGACGTCGTCGCGATCGAGCGCACGCGCGAGTTCCGCGGGCGCTACCACGTGCTCGGCGGCGCCATCTCGCCGATCGACGGCATCGGCCCCGACCAGCTCCACGTCAAGGAGCTCATGCCGCGCCTGGCCGACGGCACGGTCACCGAGGTCATCCTCGCCACCGACCCCAACCTCGAGGGCGAGGCGACCGCGACGTATCTCACGCGCCTGCTGTCGCCGATGGGGTTGCGCGTGACCCGTCTGGCGAGTGGACTGCCTGTGGGCGGCGACCTGGAGTACGCCGACGAGGTGACGCTCGGACGAGCGTTCGCCGGAAGGAGATCAGCGCAATGACCGGGACGGACGAGAAGGTGTTCGGCGAGCAGATCGCCGACTCCGTGGAGAGCTTCCTGCTCGCCCTGCGCGCGATCGCGCGCGAGGGCAACGGCGCCCAGGCGGTCTCCCTGCTGCTGCTCGAGATCAGCCAGGTGCTGCTCGCCGGCGCGCGGCTCGGCGCGCAGAACGACTTCACCCCGCGCGAGGAGTTCCAGCCCGACGTCGGGCCCGAGGCCGACATCGACGAGCTGCGGCTGCGGCTCGCCGACATGCTCGGTGGCGTCGACGCGTACACCTTCGTCTTCGACCCCTACGTCCCCGAGGTCGTCGAGAGCCGGCTGTCCGACGACATGGCCTCGATCGCGATCGACCTCGAGAACGGCCTGCGCCACTTCCGCGCCGGCAACGTCGCCGAGGCGCTGTGGTGGTGGCAGTTCTCCTACGTCAACAGCTGGGGCAACCTCGCCGGCGCGGCGCTCAACGCGCTGCTGACCGTCGTGGCCCACGACCGCTTCAACACCGACTTCGACGCCGACGCCGAGGCGCTGGCCGTCGCCGACGAGATCCTCGGCAGCGACCCGACCGAGGTCACCACGCGGTAGTCGCCCGGCGGGGATGAGATGGCCCTCACCCGCTGGTCCGCGCGCCGTAGAATCTTCGGTGGCCCGCCGGCAAGGGCGCCGGAGGGCACGTCAGACGTTCGCGGCCGCTGACGGCCGCACCCCGACCGCAGAGGTTCAACCGTGGGCATTGTCGTGCAGAAGTACGGCGGCTCCTCGCTCGCCGACGCCGACGCCATCAAGCGCGTCGCGCGGCGGATCGTGGAGGTCAAGAAGTCCGGCCACGACGTCGTCGTCGCCGTGTCCGCCATGGGCGACACCACCGACGACCTGCTCGACCTGGCCGCCGCCGTGACGC
This genomic interval carries:
- a CDS encoding DNA polymerase III subunit gamma and tau, with the protein product MESPLALYRRYRPETFQEVIGQDHVTEPLRAALAANRVNHAYLFSGPRGCGKTTSARILARALNCAQAPISDPCGECDSCRDLARGGPGSIDVIEIDAASHGGVDDARDLREKAFFAPVRDRYKVYIIDEAHMVTTQGFNALLKLVEEPPPHLRFIFATTEPDKVLPTIRSRTHHYPFRLIPPRLLSDYLSQLAGEEGVAIEPAALPLVVRAGAGSARDTLSVLDQLLGGAGPGGVTHKLASDLLGFTPDSLLDEVVEAFATRDGAAVFSVVDKVVETGQDPRRFTEDLLRRLRDLVIVTAVPDAPATGLIDVDEAAGERLVAQAARFGAIELSRAADIVAAGLTEMRGATAPRLLLELLCARVLLPGADHTSDGVMARLERLERRMDVSGAPTGAAQARAATAPPAAAALPTAAPAEAPAAPAPQAPPVAAPAAAPGPAAAPAPEATPVHADEPAPPPPMPTTPSVRDDGPPPPPPMPTSAPEPPPTVAEPAPVPSVPAASDAPVAAQPAGPRGGLSLVDVRRLWPDILEQTKNRRRLAWMVLSQHAHVVDVDATRLTVGFANAGARDSFVNGGCDEILRQAAIDIVGMDWRVESIVDPSGAAAEQPVVKQAATDPRTSPAAPSADPAPPGPPAQEAPDAPPSWVTGDAAAAAPQPDAPVEPQPSVSAAPAREALDAFRNGATSTEPAQPVRNADDDVDADDDPDADSGAIDTEALLSQTLGAKLIDEIKND
- a CDS encoding DUF5063 domain-containing protein, producing the protein MTGTDEKVFGEQIADSVESFLLALRAIAREGNGAQAVSLLLLEISQVLLAGARLGAQNDFTPREEFQPDVGPEADIDELRLRLADMLGGVDAYTFVFDPYVPEVVESRLSDDMASIAIDLENGLRHFRAGNVAEALWWWQFSYVNSWGNLAGAALNALLTVVAHDRFNTDFDADAEALAVADEILGSDPTEVTTR
- a CDS encoding YbaB/EbfC family nucleoid-associated protein, with the translated sequence MTQNPFDALGGGFDMNALLQQAQQMQQQLEEAQANLAKQTVDGTVAGGAVTVTANGVGELVGVTIRAGEFDGSDPDDLSDLSDLIVAAYRDARAKSEALAGDSLGPLTDGLGGGLGGGEGGGFGFNPPSLG
- the recR gene encoding recombination mediator RecR — its product is MYEGVVQDLIDELGRLPGVGPKSAQRIAFHLLQAEAVDVRRLADVLIEVKARVKFCSICFNVSEDEQCRICRDERRDPSVLCVVEEYKDVVAIERTREFRGRYHVLGGAISPIDGIGPDQLHVKELMPRLADGTVTEVILATDPNLEGEATATYLTRLLSPMGLRVTRLASGLPVGGDLEYADEVTLGRAFAGRRSAQ